One window of Cellulomonas shaoxiangyii genomic DNA carries:
- a CDS encoding protein kinase family protein codes for MAEVGRGTVLAGRYRVLEALPSDLDGVSVWKAIDQILDRPVRVRVLQSGDVGPALDAARRAALVTDARLVRVLDVGTHEGVGYVVSEQIVGASLAQLVEHGPLTADQARAVVGEAAAALEVARRRGVHHLALRPSVVHVSADGRVLISGLALDAALLGVPHGDAGATSRTDAVDLVRLLYTGLTGRWPAHRDGHALPTPGVGAAPVLDGAPVPPAELAPGVPNDLDTLCAVTLGSYEDGPHGPGDLVHELEPWGEIRVGRSADELADRTDGRGALTAAPSVPTEAEIEAATAPVRVPRQSVRTVFDEAPPGVVRPGTPPPAAPTRVSNLPRSASRVDRTSALPAAGAAATAAAGATSAAAAPTLPASLPPLEPADHAGGPPAAVSPEPYGTEPYGTEDDAWGNAAWGGDDGDPFPFDQDDEEDGRRRFDPTAVVLVVVGIVVLIGLVFAARALFTVPGGTDPAATQAEQPAAPAETEAPPAESAAPPPPAEPPAAGPPVVIGIRSLDASDADGEHEEAVTRAIDGDPGTYWFSQTYNRPDFAGLKDGVGLEVRLAAPAAVSAVTLAVNGSGGNVEVRATSGDAPTQGDVLASAPMGAQTALTFAAPVETDVLTVWFTELPTMPDGRFRIELTDLTLG; via the coding sequence GTGGCGGAGGTCGGCCGGGGAACGGTGCTGGCGGGGCGCTACCGCGTGCTCGAAGCACTGCCGTCGGACCTCGACGGCGTGTCCGTCTGGAAGGCGATCGACCAGATCCTGGACCGGCCCGTGCGCGTGCGCGTGCTCCAGTCGGGTGACGTCGGGCCTGCCCTCGACGCCGCGCGCCGCGCCGCGCTCGTCACGGATGCCCGCCTGGTGCGGGTGCTCGACGTCGGCACGCACGAGGGCGTCGGTTACGTCGTCTCCGAGCAGATTGTCGGGGCGTCGCTCGCGCAGCTCGTCGAGCACGGTCCACTGACGGCCGACCAGGCCCGCGCCGTCGTCGGCGAGGCAGCGGCGGCCCTCGAGGTCGCCCGCCGGCGAGGCGTCCACCACCTCGCGCTGCGCCCGTCCGTCGTGCACGTCTCCGCCGACGGCCGCGTCCTCATCTCCGGCCTCGCGCTGGACGCCGCCCTGCTCGGTGTGCCGCACGGCGACGCCGGCGCCACGAGCCGCACCGACGCCGTGGACCTCGTCCGCCTGCTCTACACGGGGCTCACCGGCCGGTGGCCCGCCCACCGCGACGGGCACGCCCTGCCGACACCGGGGGTCGGCGCAGCACCGGTCCTCGACGGCGCCCCGGTCCCGCCCGCGGAGCTCGCGCCGGGCGTCCCGAACGACCTCGACACGCTGTGCGCCGTCACCCTCGGCAGCTACGAGGACGGCCCGCACGGCCCCGGTGACCTCGTGCACGAGCTCGAGCCCTGGGGTGAGATCCGCGTGGGCCGCTCGGCCGACGAGCTCGCCGACCGCACCGACGGCCGGGGGGCGCTCACCGCGGCGCCGTCCGTGCCGACCGAGGCCGAGATCGAGGCGGCGACCGCGCCCGTGCGCGTCCCGCGCCAGTCCGTGCGGACCGTCTTCGACGAGGCGCCTCCCGGGGTCGTACGCCCCGGCACGCCCCCGCCCGCCGCCCCGACCCGGGTCAGCAACCTGCCCAGGTCCGCGTCGCGCGTGGATCGTACGAGCGCGCTGCCGGCGGCCGGCGCCGCCGCGACGGCTGCCGCCGGCGCGACATCGGCTGCCGCGGCGCCGACCCTGCCCGCCAGCCTGCCTCCCCTCGAGCCCGCGGACCACGCCGGCGGGCCGCCCGCGGCCGTCTCCCCCGAGCCCTACGGCACCGAGCCCTACGGCACCGAGGACGACGCGTGGGGCAACGCGGCGTGGGGCGGCGACGACGGCGACCCGTTCCCGTTCGACCAGGACGACGAGGAGGACGGCCGCCGGCGGTTCGACCCCACGGCCGTCGTGCTCGTCGTGGTCGGGATCGTCGTCCTGATCGGGCTCGTCTTCGCCGCTCGGGCGCTGTTCACGGTCCCCGGCGGGACGGACCCGGCCGCGACGCAGGCCGAGCAGCCTGCCGCCCCCGCGGAGACTGAGGCGCCACCGGCGGAGAGCGCGGCCCCGCCGCCCCCCGCGGAGCCGCCGGCCGCCGGTCCACCCGTCGTCATCGGCATCCGCTCGCTCGACGCGTCCGACGCGGACGGCGAGCACGAGGAGGCCGTCACCAGGGCGATCGACGGCGACCCGGGGACGTACTGGTTCTCGCAGACCTACAACCGCCCCGACTTCGCCGGGCTCAAGGACGGCGTGGGGCTCGAGGTGCGGCTGGCGGCGCCCGCGGCCGTCAGCGCCGTCACGCTGGCCGTCAACGGGTCCGGCGGGAACGTGGAGGTCCGCGCGACCAGCGGCGACGCGCCGACGCAGGGCGACGTCCTGGCGTCCGCCCCGATGGGCGCGCAGACGGCGTTGACGTTCGCGGCGCCCGTCGAGACCGACGTCCTCACCGTCTGGTTCACGGAGCTCCCGACCATGCCCGACGGCCGCTTCCGCATCGAGCTCACCGACCTGACGCTCGGCTGA
- the trxB gene encoding thioredoxin-disulfide reductase — MTAQNPAPQPGATTPDDVHDVVVVGSGPAGYTAAIYAARAGLAPVVVAGSVTAGGALMNTTEVENFPGFPDGVQGPELMDSMQKQAEKFGATVLWDDATELDLTGQVKIVTTGSGEVYRARTVILSTGSAYRELGLPDEKRLSGRGVSWCATCDGFFFRDQPIVVVGGGDSAVEEATFLTRFGSKVTMVHRRGELRASKIMADRAFSNPKIEFAWNSEVVGIQGEQKVTGVVLRDTQTGETRELEAGGLFVAIGHVPRSDLLVGQVELDENGYVQVAGRTTATNLPGVFACGDVVDHTYRQAITAAGSGCSAALDAQHYLAGLAYTSDVEDPIVPSDASAPVPEVQG; from the coding sequence GTGACCGCTCAGAACCCCGCCCCGCAGCCCGGCGCGACCACGCCCGACGACGTCCACGACGTCGTCGTCGTGGGCTCCGGCCCCGCGGGGTACACCGCCGCCATCTACGCCGCTCGGGCCGGCCTCGCACCGGTCGTGGTCGCCGGTTCGGTGACCGCCGGCGGCGCACTGATGAACACCACCGAGGTCGAGAACTTCCCCGGGTTCCCCGACGGCGTCCAGGGCCCCGAGCTCATGGACAGCATGCAGAAGCAGGCCGAGAAGTTCGGCGCGACCGTCCTGTGGGACGACGCGACGGAGCTCGACCTGACGGGCCAGGTCAAGATCGTCACGACGGGCAGCGGCGAGGTCTACCGCGCGCGCACCGTCATCCTGTCCACCGGCTCGGCGTACCGAGAGCTGGGCCTGCCGGACGAGAAGCGCCTGTCCGGGCGCGGCGTGTCGTGGTGCGCCACCTGCGACGGGTTCTTCTTCCGGGACCAGCCGATCGTCGTCGTCGGCGGCGGCGACTCCGCGGTCGAGGAGGCGACGTTCCTCACCCGCTTCGGGTCCAAGGTGACGATGGTCCACCGGCGCGGCGAGCTGCGGGCGTCGAAGATCATGGCCGACCGGGCCTTCTCGAACCCGAAGATCGAGTTCGCGTGGAACTCCGAGGTGGTCGGGATCCAGGGTGAGCAGAAGGTGACCGGCGTCGTCCTGCGCGACACGCAGACCGGCGAGACGCGCGAGCTCGAGGCGGGCGGCCTGTTCGTCGCCATCGGCCACGTGCCGCGCTCCGACCTGCTCGTCGGTCAGGTGGAGCTCGACGAGAACGGCTACGTGCAGGTCGCCGGGCGTACCACCGCGACCAACCTGCCCGGCGTCTTCGCGTGCGGCGACGTCGTCGACCACACGTACCGCCAGGCCATCACCGCCGCCGGCTCCGGCTGCTCCGCGGCGCTCGACGCCCAGCACTACCTCGCCGGCCTCGCGTACACCTCCGACGTCGAGGACCCGATCGTGCCGTCCGACGCGTCGGCTCCCGTGCCGGAGGTGCAGGGATGA
- a CDS encoding DUF6049 family protein produces MSARDRRRTRPALLALLLLTCLLGLLAPATPAALAAGDAAPTGEPAASSAARTGPSALPTRPPDDATARPDDEDELGVRVQVLEIAPVVLRPGEDLTVRVRLTNTGEDEVTAPRAYVRIERIRPGTRADLETWLAEPAATGSGGRVGTRAATVAADAPLPSGAAVDLTLTVPAGEVGLLDRPDVWGARGLAVEAVDGTRRVGLERTFVLWAPEGAIPQARVSVLAPVVGPPTVPAALEGEATVPGDDLETLAGPGGRLAEVLDVARAHPDVSLAVDPALVASARAADGAAGTWSQDLLTVAAGRDVMVLPWGDPDLTALAHAGTPDLLQAAVERSRAATVGGTTQDAALAGRTDVLWAPGPTTDQATADLAAEAGAEVLVLAPGDLPTRTGEPSGARTDDAGDGLVGLVPDEVLTELLVDPVSLDPDATPATVVQRVLAELSVVARASGTGPQHLLVAPPRGWTPDREVVDATLAAVQSAPWSRLSSLSSLLGAPSDTTAREPLPALTEVAAALPAEQVRRLAEARAGTQTFASVTTDPDAIVAGVDEAVLTPLATAWRVDPPARAEVVDAVVTEVDARRTGLELAQTSTQNIISASGEVRFSVRNGLPADATVQVRTTPRKACLRAGESATVVVPAGGEAAVPVPVHATANCEVEVEAVLTSADGTPLSAPVTFLARVTPTIESVGTGVVGVLLAVGLVLGIVRTVRRGQSARRGARRVREEEGTRPLPVLGGTPEGDA; encoded by the coding sequence ATGAGCGCACGCGACCGCCGCCGCACGCGCCCGGCACTGCTCGCGCTGCTGCTGCTGACGTGCCTGCTGGGCCTGCTCGCCCCCGCCACGCCGGCGGCGCTCGCCGCCGGCGACGCGGCGCCCACGGGCGAGCCGGCCGCCTCCTCCGCGGCACGCACCGGCCCGTCGGCGCTGCCGACGCGTCCGCCGGACGACGCGACGGCGAGGCCGGACGACGAGGACGAGCTCGGCGTGCGGGTGCAGGTGCTGGAGATCGCGCCGGTCGTGCTGCGCCCCGGCGAGGACCTCACGGTCCGCGTGCGGCTGACCAACACGGGCGAGGACGAGGTGACGGCGCCGCGCGCGTACGTGCGGATCGAGCGCATCCGACCCGGCACCCGCGCGGACCTCGAGACGTGGCTCGCCGAGCCTGCGGCGACCGGATCCGGCGGGCGCGTCGGCACCCGCGCCGCGACCGTGGCGGCGGACGCCCCCCTGCCGTCCGGCGCCGCCGTCGACCTCACGCTCACCGTGCCGGCCGGGGAGGTCGGCCTGCTCGACCGCCCGGACGTGTGGGGCGCCCGCGGGCTGGCCGTCGAGGCCGTGGACGGCACCCGCCGCGTCGGGCTCGAGCGCACGTTCGTGCTCTGGGCCCCCGAGGGGGCGATCCCACAGGCGCGCGTCTCGGTGCTCGCGCCCGTGGTCGGGCCGCCGACCGTGCCCGCGGCGCTCGAGGGTGAGGCCACCGTGCCGGGTGACGACCTCGAGACGCTCGCCGGCCCCGGCGGGCGCCTCGCCGAGGTGCTCGACGTCGCCCGGGCGCACCCCGACGTCTCGCTCGCCGTGGACCCCGCGCTCGTCGCCTCGGCGCGTGCCGCCGACGGCGCGGCCGGCACGTGGTCGCAGGACCTGCTGACCGTGGCGGCCGGCCGTGACGTCATGGTCCTGCCGTGGGGCGACCCGGACCTGACGGCGCTCGCCCACGCCGGCACGCCGGACCTGCTGCAGGCCGCCGTCGAGCGGTCCCGCGCCGCGACCGTGGGCGGCACGACGCAGGACGCCGCACTCGCCGGACGCACCGACGTCCTGTGGGCGCCCGGCCCCACCACCGACCAGGCGACCGCCGACCTCGCCGCCGAGGCCGGTGCCGAGGTGCTCGTGCTGGCTCCCGGGGACCTGCCCACCCGGACCGGCGAGCCGAGCGGCGCGCGCACCGACGACGCGGGCGACGGGCTCGTCGGGCTCGTCCCCGACGAGGTGCTGACCGAGCTCCTCGTCGACCCCGTCTCGCTCGACCCGGACGCCACGCCCGCGACCGTCGTGCAGCGCGTGCTCGCCGAGCTGTCCGTCGTCGCGCGCGCGTCCGGCACCGGCCCGCAGCACCTGCTCGTCGCACCGCCGCGCGGGTGGACCCCCGACCGCGAGGTCGTCGACGCGACCCTGGCGGCCGTCCAGAGCGCGCCCTGGTCGCGGCTGTCCTCGCTGTCCTCGCTGCTCGGCGCCCCGTCCGACACCACGGCGCGCGAGCCACTGCCCGCGCTGACGGAGGTGGCCGCCGCGCTCCCCGCCGAGCAGGTGCGCCGGCTCGCGGAGGCCCGCGCGGGCACGCAGACGTTCGCGTCCGTCACGACCGACCCCGATGCGATCGTCGCCGGCGTCGACGAGGCCGTGCTGACGCCGCTCGCGACGGCGTGGCGCGTCGACCCGCCGGCGCGCGCCGAGGTCGTCGACGCCGTCGTCACCGAGGTGGACGCACGCCGCACCGGCCTCGAGCTCGCGCAGACGAGCACCCAGAACATCATCAGCGCGAGCGGTGAGGTGCGGTTCTCCGTGCGCAACGGCCTCCCCGCCGACGCGACCGTCCAGGTCCGCACCACGCCCCGCAAGGCGTGCCTGCGGGCCGGGGAGAGCGCGACGGTGGTCGTGCCCGCGGGCGGCGAGGCCGCCGTCCCGGTGCCGGTCCACGCCACGGCGAACTGCGAGGTCGAGGTCGAGGCCGTGCTGACCAGCGCCGACGGCACACCGCTGTCCGCGCCCGTCACGTTCCTCGCCCGCGTGACGCCGACCATCGAGTCCGTCGGCACGGGCGTCGTCGGCGTCCTGCTCGCGGTCGGGCTCGTGCTCGGCATCGTCCGCACGGTCCGCCGCGGCCAGAGCGCGCGGCGCGGTGCGCGGCGCGTGCGCGAGGAGGAGGGCACGCGGCCCCTGCCCGTGCTGGGCGGCACACCGGAGGGAGACGCGTGA
- a CDS encoding ParB/RepB/Spo0J family partition protein, whose amino-acid sequence MSEKRRGLGRGLGALIPTGLDQPRSTAERPVDVFFPDTRKNAAAADDAAAGTSPQVADADAGATRPDASGTDGTPTSAAVANGDGDAVPGPAAAEGDGASAGSGAPDAATTSPDARTGADDGLVPVPGARFAELPVDAIRPNPRQPRSVFDEDALAELVGSIQEVGVLQPVVVRQVGDAFELIMGERRWRATQEAGLATIPAIVRDTDDSDLLRDALLENLHRAQLNPLEEAAAYQQLLDDFGCTHEELATRIHRSRPQISNTLRLLRLPPLVQRRLAAGVISAGHARALLGLADGAAIERLAQRIVSEGLSVRAVEEIVALGGDEAAPTRRPRPRAGVRNEALDDLASRLSDRFETRVKVDLGKTRGKLTVEFASVQDLNRILSSLAPDDPGLLRR is encoded by the coding sequence GTGAGCGAGAAGCGGCGCGGCCTTGGGCGTGGACTCGGCGCCCTCATCCCGACGGGGCTCGACCAGCCGCGATCGACGGCAGAGCGTCCCGTCGACGTGTTCTTCCCGGACACGCGTAAGAACGCCGCGGCCGCCGACGATGCCGCAGCGGGTACGTCGCCGCAGGTAGCGGACGCGGATGCGGGCGCCACGCGCCCGGACGCGTCCGGGACGGACGGCACCCCCACCAGCGCCGCCGTCGCGAACGGCGACGGCGACGCGGTCCCCGGGCCGGCTGCCGCGGAGGGTGACGGTGCGTCGGCGGGCTCCGGAGCGCCGGACGCCGCGACCACCTCGCCGGACGCCCGTACCGGTGCGGACGACGGTCTCGTCCCGGTCCCCGGAGCACGGTTCGCCGAGCTGCCGGTCGACGCCATCCGGCCCAACCCCCGCCAGCCGCGTTCGGTGTTCGACGAGGATGCCCTCGCCGAGCTCGTGGGGTCGATCCAGGAGGTCGGCGTCCTGCAGCCCGTGGTGGTGCGGCAGGTCGGCGACGCCTTCGAGCTCATCATGGGGGAGCGGCGCTGGCGCGCGACCCAGGAGGCAGGGCTCGCGACGATCCCGGCGATCGTCCGCGACACGGACGACAGCGACCTCCTCCGCGACGCCCTGCTCGAGAACCTGCACCGAGCACAGCTCAACCCGCTCGAGGAGGCGGCCGCGTACCAGCAGCTCCTCGACGACTTCGGTTGTACGCACGAGGAGCTGGCCACGCGGATCCACCGCTCGCGACCGCAGATCTCCAACACCCTGCGCCTCCTGCGGCTGCCGCCGCTCGTGCAGCGGAGGCTGGCGGCGGGCGTGATCTCCGCCGGGCACGCCCGCGCTCTTCTCGGCCTGGCGGACGGTGCCGCCATTGAGCGCCTCGCACAGCGGATCGTCTCCGAAGGGCTCTCCGTCCGGGCGGTCGAGGAGATCGTCGCGCTCGGTGGCGACGAGGCCGCGCCCACCCGCCGGCCGCGCCCGCGGGCCGGGGTGCGGAACGAGGCGCTGGACGACCTGGCGTCGCGGCTGTCGGACCGGTTCGAGACCCGCGTCAAGGTCGACCTGGGCAAGACGCGGGGCAAGCTGACCGTGGAGTTCGCCTCCGTCCAGGACCTCAACCGCATCCTGTCGTCGCTGGCACCGGACGACCCGGGCCTGCTGCGGCGCTGA
- the trxA gene encoding thioredoxin — MSTIDVTDDTFEAEVLRSDVPVVVDFWAPWCGPCRMVSPVLEELSNDYAGRVKVVKVNTEENPRLSRDYQVQSIPFIAFFAGGELEKSLVGAKPKAILKEAVEEVLHLQG, encoded by the coding sequence ATGAGCACCATCGACGTCACCGATGACACCTTCGAGGCGGAGGTCCTGCGCAGCGACGTCCCCGTCGTCGTCGACTTCTGGGCACCGTGGTGCGGACCCTGCCGCATGGTCTCCCCCGTCCTCGAGGAGCTGTCGAACGACTACGCCGGGCGTGTGAAGGTCGTCAAGGTCAACACCGAGGAGAACCCGCGGCTCAGCCGCGACTACCAGGTGCAGTCGATCCCGTTCATCGCGTTCTTCGCCGGTGGCGAGCTCGAGAAGTCGCTCGTCGGCGCCAAGCCGAAGGCGATCCTCAAGGAAGCGGTCGAGGAGGTCCTGCACCTGCAGGGCTGA
- the murJ gene encoding murein biosynthesis integral membrane protein MurJ, which produces MSGVGSTGGVGVPGEAQPTGGAGSSDGAVRRGAAVMASGTAVSRLLGFLRAMALAAAVGATGQAADAFSVANKLPNVLYMLLAGGVLNAILVPQVVRAYKRNAGQEYVDRLLSFGFALLAGLSLVLTLAAPLLVRVYADPASDAQITLATTFAYWCVPQLFFYGAYALLGQVLNARQSFGPYMWAPVVNNVVSIVGFGAFIAVFGGGVTAAADWDAGRIALLAGTATAGVVAQALVLVPFLRRAGVSYRWRWGLRGSGLSRAGTVATWTFIGLAIGQLGYVVVSRVASAAPGAADEAQAHIAGNAAYDYAFTLFMLPHSLVTVSLATALFTRLSAQAHDVDTAGVRSTLSSGLRVVGLFTIIAAAGLVVLAQPVTRLVLPSQPQGSVDAVAGVVVAMAVGLPAFGAWSMCQRVYYAYEDARAMVPIQVAMAVVVAGGALLSQAVLPSSAWVAGAGVSMSVSYVLGAVAAMVSLRRRLGDVDARAVVRTHARATLAGLAAAAVGVGALLLMERWGPDGLPGAVLQCVAVGGAMGLTYLGGLRLMRVRELDLLLGPLLRRLRGRRGSDRPV; this is translated from the coding sequence GTGAGCGGGGTCGGGTCGACGGGCGGGGTCGGGGTCCCGGGCGAGGCCCAGCCGACGGGCGGGGCCGGCTCCTCGGACGGTGCCGTGCGCCGCGGGGCCGCCGTGATGGCGTCCGGTACCGCCGTGTCGCGGCTGCTGGGCTTCCTGCGGGCGATGGCGCTCGCGGCGGCGGTCGGCGCGACCGGGCAGGCGGCGGACGCGTTCTCCGTGGCCAACAAGCTGCCGAACGTGCTCTACATGCTGCTCGCCGGCGGCGTGCTCAACGCGATCCTCGTCCCGCAGGTCGTCCGTGCGTACAAGCGCAACGCCGGCCAGGAGTACGTGGACCGGCTGCTGTCGTTCGGCTTCGCGCTGCTCGCGGGCCTGAGCCTCGTGCTGACGCTCGCCGCGCCGCTGCTCGTGCGCGTGTACGCCGACCCCGCGAGCGACGCCCAGATCACGCTCGCGACGACCTTCGCCTACTGGTGCGTCCCCCAGCTCTTCTTCTACGGCGCGTACGCGCTGCTCGGTCAGGTGCTGAACGCCCGGCAGTCGTTCGGCCCGTACATGTGGGCGCCGGTGGTCAACAACGTCGTGTCCATCGTCGGGTTCGGCGCGTTCATCGCCGTGTTCGGCGGCGGCGTGACCGCCGCGGCGGACTGGGACGCGGGCCGCATCGCGCTGCTGGCCGGCACCGCCACCGCCGGCGTCGTCGCACAGGCGCTCGTGCTCGTCCCGTTCCTGCGGCGGGCCGGCGTGTCCTACCGGTGGCGCTGGGGCCTGCGCGGGTCGGGGCTGAGCCGCGCGGGCACGGTCGCGACGTGGACGTTCATCGGCCTCGCGATCGGCCAGCTGGGATACGTCGTCGTGAGCCGCGTCGCGTCGGCCGCACCCGGCGCCGCGGACGAGGCCCAGGCGCACATCGCCGGCAACGCCGCGTACGACTACGCGTTCACCCTGTTCATGCTCCCCCACTCGCTCGTCACGGTGTCGCTCGCGACCGCGCTGTTCACGCGCCTGTCGGCGCAGGCGCACGACGTCGACACCGCCGGCGTGCGGTCCACGTTGTCGTCGGGGCTGCGGGTCGTCGGCCTGTTCACGATCATCGCCGCGGCGGGTCTCGTGGTCCTCGCGCAGCCCGTGACCCGCCTGGTGCTGCCCAGCCAGCCCCAGGGGTCGGTCGACGCCGTCGCCGGCGTCGTCGTCGCCATGGCGGTCGGCCTGCCGGCGTTCGGCGCGTGGTCGATGTGCCAGCGCGTCTACTACGCGTACGAGGACGCCCGCGCCATGGTGCCCATCCAGGTCGCGATGGCCGTTGTCGTCGCCGGTGGCGCGCTGCTGAGCCAGGCGGTGCTGCCGAGCTCCGCCTGGGTGGCCGGCGCCGGGGTGTCGATGAGCGTGTCGTACGTGCTCGGTGCGGTCGCGGCCATGGTCTCGCTGCGCCGCCGGCTGGGTGACGTGGACGCGCGCGCCGTCGTGCGCACCCACGCCCGGGCGACCCTCGCGGGCCTGGCCGCGGCGGCGGTCGGCGTCGGGGCGCTGCTTCTCATGGAGCGGTGGGGGCCCGACGGCCTCCCCGGCGCCGTCCTGCAGTGCGTCGCGGTGGGCGGCGCGATGGGCCTGACGTACCTCGGCGGGCTGCGCCTCATGCGCGTCCGCGAGCTCGACCTGCTGCTCGGGCCGCTGCTGCGCAGGCTCCGCGGAAGGCGGGGGTCCGACCGACCCGTCTAG
- a CDS encoding CCA tRNA nucleotidyltransferase, translated as MSSSSRGHAGVDGCSRGGHLRSGPRGTSRDLWHPGAVPRETDDRPPLPSLTQLQRRAIDVLTRMAPDAVPLGEAFRAAGHELALVGGPVRDAFLGRVSNDLDFATSATPDEAEPLLAAWGDAHWDVGREFGTVGARRFAGRRGAGSADVVVEVTTYRTDEYDASSRKPVVAFGDTLEGDLSRRDFTVNAMAVRVPDLVFVDPFGGLADLAARVLRTPVDPRQSFDDDPLRMMRAARFVAQLGFDLDDAARAAVVDMAERITIVSAERVRDELVKLLLAPHARAGLELLVDTGLADHVLPELPALRLEIDEHHRHKDVYEHSLMVLQKAIALETGPDGAVPGPDLVLRLAALLHDIGKPRTRRFEPGGGVSFHHHEVVGAKLVAKRLKALRFDKQTVQDVSRLTELHLRFHGYGEGEWTDSAVRRYVTDAGPLLERLHRLTRSDSTTRNTRKAARLSAAYDDLEARIAALREQEELAAIRPDLDGTQIMAALGLPPGREVGEAYRFLLELRMERGPLGEDAAREELLRWWETRTG; from the coding sequence ATGTCCTCGTCATCACGCGGTCATGCGGGGGTCGACGGGTGCTCACGTGGTGGTCACCTCCGCAGCGGGCCGCGCGGGACGAGCCGGGACCTCTGGCACCCTGGTGCGGTGCCGCGCGAGACCGACGACCGTCCTCCCCTGCCCTCCCTGACCCAGCTCCAGCGCCGCGCGATCGACGTGCTCACCCGCATGGCGCCGGACGCGGTCCCGCTCGGGGAGGCGTTCCGCGCGGCCGGTCACGAGCTGGCGCTCGTCGGCGGGCCCGTCCGCGACGCGTTCCTCGGCCGCGTGAGCAACGACCTCGACTTCGCGACCTCGGCGACACCGGACGAGGCCGAGCCGCTGCTGGCCGCGTGGGGGGACGCGCACTGGGACGTCGGCCGCGAGTTCGGGACGGTCGGGGCGCGCCGGTTCGCGGGTCGCCGCGGAGCCGGGTCGGCCGACGTCGTCGTCGAGGTGACGACCTATCGCACCGACGAGTACGACGCGTCCTCGCGCAAGCCGGTCGTGGCGTTCGGCGACACGCTCGAGGGTGACCTGTCGCGCCGCGACTTCACCGTCAACGCCATGGCGGTGCGCGTGCCGGACCTCGTCTTCGTCGACCCGTTCGGTGGGCTCGCGGACCTCGCCGCGCGGGTGCTGCGCACGCCCGTCGACCCGCGGCAGTCCTTCGACGACGACCCGCTGCGCATGATGCGCGCCGCGCGCTTCGTCGCCCAGCTCGGCTTCGACCTCGACGACGCGGCCCGCGCGGCGGTCGTCGACATGGCCGAGCGCATCACGATCGTCTCCGCGGAGCGCGTCCGCGACGAGCTCGTCAAGCTGCTGCTGGCACCGCACGCCCGAGCCGGCCTCGAGCTCCTCGTCGACACGGGCCTGGCCGACCACGTGCTGCCCGAGCTGCCGGCGCTGCGCCTCGAGATCGACGAGCACCACCGCCACAAGGACGTCTACGAGCACTCGCTCATGGTCCTGCAGAAGGCGATCGCGCTCGAGACCGGGCCCGACGGCGCCGTCCCCGGGCCCGACCTCGTGCTGCGCCTCGCCGCGCTGCTGCACGACATCGGCAAGCCGCGCACGCGCCGGTTCGAGCCCGGCGGCGGCGTGAGCTTCCACCACCACGAGGTCGTCGGCGCGAAGCTCGTCGCGAAGCGGCTCAAGGCCCTGCGCTTCGACAAGCAGACCGTGCAGGACGTCTCCCGCCTCACCGAGCTGCACCTGCGGTTCCACGGCTACGGCGAGGGCGAGTGGACCGACTCGGCCGTGCGCCGCTACGTCACCGACGCGGGCCCGCTGCTGGAGCGGCTGCACCGGCTGACGCGCTCGGACTCGACGACGCGGAACACGCGCAAGGCCGCCCGGCTGTCCGCCGCGTACGACGACCTCGAGGCGCGCATCGCGGCGCTGCGGGAGCAGGAGGAGCTGGCGGCGATCCGCCCGGACCTCGACGGCACGCAGATCATGGCCGCGCTCGGGCTGCCGCCCGGCCGGGAGGTGGGGGAGGCGTACCGCTTCCTGCTCGAGCTGCGGATGGAGCGCGGGCCGCTCGGGGAGGACGCCGCGCGCGAGGAGCTGCTGCGCTGGTGGGAGACCCGCACGGGCTGA
- a CDS encoding NUDIX hydrolase, whose translation MSAAPHPPVPGRVPAPPGGHALRIDPARLAPRAQPVAVPVVDETSAGGLVVTQRDGEYEAAVIARRNRAGRLEWCLPKGHLEGDETPEEAAVREIAEETGITGRVLRRLGVIDYWFSGDDRRVHKVVHHFLLGAVHGDLTVENDPDGEAEQVEWVRVADLSARLAYPNERRLAGTALVVLTDDA comes from the coding sequence ATGTCCGCCGCCCCCCACCCGCCCGTCCCCGGGCGCGTGCCGGCGCCTCCCGGCGGCCATGCCCTGCGCATCGACCCCGCCCGGCTGGCCCCGCGTGCGCAGCCGGTGGCCGTGCCCGTGGTCGACGAGACCTCGGCCGGGGGCCTCGTCGTCACGCAGCGCGACGGCGAGTACGAGGCGGCCGTGATCGCGCGGCGCAACCGTGCCGGACGGCTCGAGTGGTGCCTGCCCAAGGGCCACCTCGAGGGTGACGAGACGCCCGAGGAGGCCGCCGTCCGTGAGATCGCCGAGGAGACCGGCATCACCGGCCGCGTGCTGCGCCGCCTCGGCGTCATCGACTACTGGTTCTCCGGCGACGACCGACGGGTGCACAAGGTGGTGCACCACTTCCTGCTCGGCGCCGTGCACGGCGACCTGACGGTCGAGAACGACCCCGACGGCGAGGCGGAGCAGGTCGAGTGGGTGCGGGTCGCCGACCTCTCCGCCCGCCTCGCGTACCCGAACGAGCGCCGGCTCGCGGGGACCGCGCTCGTCGTCCTCACCGACGACGCATGA